The following nucleotide sequence is from Labeo rohita strain BAU-BD-2019 chromosome 3, IGBB_LRoh.1.0, whole genome shotgun sequence.
ACAACACCACCACAAAAAGATGCAGACCTTGGGGCTCATCCCGCAGCGATTCCACCAGGTTTATGATGTTGAGGGCGTAAAACGGCATCCAGCAGAAAACGAACACAGCCACTACTATCACCACCATTCGGGTGACCTTGCGCTCCGACTTGCGGCGTTTGGTTGAAGTGGCGTGAACCTTCTTTCCCGAGCTGCGAATTTTGATTACAATTAGGAGATAGCACATGCAGATGACTAGCAAGGGAAAGAAAAAGCCAACTGTGGAGGTGTAGATGATAAATGCTGCTCCCCAGATGTTGGCTGGCTCCGGCCATATGATGTTGCAGATGCCTCCTTCCCGTTGCACGTTTGCGAATATCACCACAGGCAAGACGACCAAAAATGACACTGCCCAGATTGTTCCATTCACCGCTTTGGCCACTTGCGGTCGCCTCCATTTTGAAGAACGAATAGGATGAACCACGGCCAGGTAGCGATCGATGCTCATCACGGTGAGGCAGAAAATGCTGGTGAACTGGTTAATGCCGTCGACGGTCATGACCAACCTGCACGTGAATGAGCCGAAGGGCCAGGAGTGCATGGCGTTCTGCACGGCAAGGAACGGAAGGCCCAGCATGAAGAGCTCATCGGCTATAGCTAGATTCAGGATGTAGATGTTGGTCACTGACTCTGTCTTGGAGTAGTGCAGGACGATGTGGATGACCAGTGAGTTTCCTCCCAGGCCGACGATGCAGACGATGATGTAAATGAGAGGGATGAGGATTCCTGCCATGCTTGTTCCTGCTCGGTTGCCCGCATTTGTCCCATTAGTGCAGTTTGAAGCATTGAGGAAGCAAGTGTCATTGAGAACGCTCTCGTTAAGGAGGAAACCAGGAATGGAGCCGTTGCCCCATAAGCCCAGCACAGCAGAGGCGTCTACTGAGGTCAGCTCCATCTCAGTCTCTTGCCGTCACTGCCTTCAGCTGGGGGCCATTGTCCTGCACAGAGAACAACCACAAACTATCATTTCTCTCTCAATGCACTCTCACATTCAATAAATGCATAATCTACAAACAAAGGCACCATTGTTAGGAAGTTTGTTTCACACTGATTTTGCAAATCTGAAACTAGCTTACCAAGTGAAAACATACAATAGACTAGACCACTGGTTCTCAACCTTTCTGACTCCAACAGCCAAGACAATATTCAGCAGcccacatttatttaatgccaGACATGACAAAGATGCCTTtgaaatttcattaaaacatgaaatccatgttgttgttgtgttttttttcaacaaaatgtaGCCTAAATAATGATTACTATATGCCTTTTTgacataaaatgtcataaaaagtattttaaaatttattgaaGGAGACTTTGGAtgcaaaattactttttacatggtgtttgcatataaatgtgtcttagcggtgcgtggacacaaccacccatTCACTCCTTTATTTAATCCCCAAAATACCTAAACAGCCCcaattatcaagctgttttgattttttgagcagtatgatgtcatactgctcaggacCCACCCACAACCGTTAAAAGACTGTCCAGGGGCGTAGTGAGGGGACAGAAATGTTAACCATATATTGTTGCAATCATGTGTTTATAATGTCTTCACTTTTCCaaacatttctgctttttttcagttcatACAGCGATAGCTGGACGCTTTTGTCCATATTAGGGATTTTCTGATATTTCGTAAGTTATTATAACTTCTATATGAGTTCGTCTTGGATTTTCTGCACAAAAGCACCCTCCGTTTTTTTCTCTACACTCGaacagctgtagcgacaacaatgtCTTCTAATCAGTGCaagtgttttgtatttggatgtaaaagtgaacataagagtcttcgtATTCTCCTGACATTAGAGTgactgaggacgcagtggattcattttgtttttgatggtatcGTGTcaccgaatacacaaaaaatggaagATGGGGCGGAGTGAGCCGTagctcattattatttaaacaaacatgcaCTGAAATGGATCGCTgtgagctgtttttgacaaggtaaaaagggtgttgttttacacaaacattgaggaattttagccaaagtatgttgcagacatttcatgaagactaaaaaaaatcataccaacttgtggaaaatgggcatccaatgtccactttaaagtaaaattaaaagcaATAAAGTGAAACAATAAATTAGATACAGGTATATGCAGGATTGTTGTAACAAGACCgaaaaaaaacaggacaagACAGGATTATATTCATTGTAAGAAGGGAACGTGTGTAGTGCTCCACAGGAGGGGGCAGGTGTCGAATGAAACTTGGAGTAGTAGGAAAATTGGTCCACACAGACCTCTGTGGTGCACTGGGAAAAATGAGTAAGAGCTCAGTACATGGTGCATTTTCATCAGAATGAGAAATATGTGCAGTTCATGTAGAAgatcttgttttgtgttttaacatttaaattaaagcagaaatgttaattctaaaatattattagttttaaaattactattatattatattatattatattatactatattattaagGCCACCTTTGAAATTTCCTTTCCGAAGGTGTCCTGGTTGAAAACTGCTTGACTAAACGCTGGTCAAATGACATGAAAAGGGACTGCAGAGAACAGTTCATCGTACAAAACACTCACATGGGGTTGTGATTATTTTTGTCCCTCAGGCAATCAGGCATGCCAATTATCCTGCATATGTGAGATGCTCAGTAGAGAAAAGTCTGCCTCAGCAGTACCTTGCTGAACCATTAGAATGGCCGCATTTCAAAACATTAGCATTGCATACATATTTGAAATATGGAAAAACAAATATGGACAATGCCATTTAAATCATAAAGTGAAGCATAAtagaacagaagaaagaaaacttGGTATACTGGGAATagccatttaaaaaacataaataacagaataaaGGAATAAAGGGTGAGAGCTGTTACATGTTGTGTTAGGCAGGAAACAATTGCAGTGATAGCAACGGCAATGAGACTGACTCCACAGGGAGGTTTGTGTTTGTCTTGGTGTATATTCACTCTTCAAACAGTTCAAATACTGCACCCTCTCACATGTGGCtaataattgacattttattaGCAACCGTGCACACTGGGACTCAGAACTGACTGAGCAGATGATTAAAAGCCCatttatagtgtgtgtgtgcacgtgcatgcatgtttgttttgaGGATATATACTGTCCTTGGTCATCTTAAAGAGATGGttcagacaaaaatgaaaattctgtcatcatatgctcacaaaaaaaaaaacatcatacagGTTTATAAGAATATAAGGGtatataaattacacatttttaatgttttgctgAATTAACttatatattgatataaaataatgttatgtaGTGTTTGAGATTGTAAGAATAGTAAGAATAGCTGTGACAGATACGAGTAAACAGGATCCGGTGATCAGGTGTCTTATGTTCCATATGTCTTTGTTGAAATGGAAAAGCTTTTTATATAAGATATTCACACCTGCCTCTCtctatttagattttatttctctctctcctttgcAATTACATCCTGAAGCAGAGAATATGGAAGATAAATTGACTGTAGACCACTGTGGCACTCACACAGGGAGATAGGGGGAAACATGCAGAGAACAACTGCCATCATCTTGCTCTATATAGGTTTAATCTAGTAATCTAGGCTGAGATATGACCataaattaattcaatttaactAAGTCTGTAGATAAAATGAGAGACACTGGATTTACTAGCAAACGTTCTTTGATTAGAGAACAACCTGTGTTGTTGAAAAATGTAACGCCATTGACTTTTACTGAGCTTCTTTGAAGCTCCCTGCTATTGAAGAGAAGACaatgttttgaaacatttcagctaatgatgttaaatgaatgaaagctAATTCATTACGAAATTATCTATAGAGTTGCAAAGATTTGTCCCTTAAAAACAGATGAAAGTAGTATTCAGTGTTAGTGCAATGTTGAAACGGAAAAAATGAATGCAGAATAGAATAAAAGTGCAAAGTTGAACAAAGAGAATAATAAGTAAAAAGAGATAAAAGCAAGAGAAGAAAGGCTGTGATCTTTTAAGTCCATGACATTCATATGGCTCCGCACTCATAACCTTCATGATTAAATAGCTATCCAAaccatcaaataaaaaaaaatgatggctccggttttttgcttaaaaaactTTTCAGATGATCAAATGATTGATTTCATTAAGACTAAGTGTGCAAGGAATGctttttgcagtattttaagttaattgGTTCTTTTAAAGGAACATGAAACAGACATGCAGAGAGGAAAAAACCTTTGTACATCTTTATAAGCTTTATAATGATTGCACCACAGGCTGATTTTGTAGCATAGTAGAGAAACCATTACTAGTAGTTAGTAGTGCTAAtagtatattttacatttttaatgcccACTATTTACATGATCTTTGTGCTATATTAATGAAATTGAGTTTTTTGTTGTCCTATGAGCtcacaaacaatttttttaaatcaaaggaAATTGCATGTCAATCGTTGATGCTCTTATGGACGAGGCTCACATCGTTTGGGAGGAATTATGAGCCAAGCCGACTACCTTACAAGCACTGGGCTTCTGACAGTATAATGAAACAATTTGGGAGGCTGACCTGAATTTGACCTGTGTATAGGCTCTCCCTTATTCACAAACCAGCCACAGACACA
It contains:
- the sstr3 gene encoding somatostatin receptor type 5, with protein sequence MELTSVDASAVLGLWGNGSIPGFLLNESVLNDTCFLNASNCTNGTNAGNRAGTSMAGILIPLIYIIVCIVGLGGNSLVIHIVLHYSKTESVTNIYILNLAIADELFMLGLPFLAVQNAMHSWPFGSFTCRLVMTVDGINQFTSIFCLTVMSIDRYLAVVHPIRSSKWRRPQVAKAVNGTIWAVSFLVVLPVVIFANVQREGGICNIIWPEPANIWGAAFIIYTSTVGFFFPLLVICMCYLLIVIKIRSSGKKVHATSTKRRKSERKVTRMVVIVVAVFVFCWMPFYALNIINLVESLRDEPQGLHLFVVVLSYANSCANPIVYGFLSDNFKRGFRKALCRSSRRVENHEPTEQQHQEERRRVLMPRESLRRAVRDEEDEEEEEYREEVTEMTEICRITQNGNGSGQPESTRALFLERPSGASETCSPDRRGMGGDIVGKGPGFGPAATLLNGAKNGNVKTLPEEPVEKNTSLEISYL